One window of Rasiella rasia genomic DNA carries:
- a CDS encoding serine hydrolase domain-containing protein: MRLQYIFIFILACFSFGVFAQDMEQYTSPWEGKITNSNTFSLAIEIDGILSGNPMVTIANDSVILKKQFEKAENKSIRFNVGENLSFEGSFSKENNQINGFIKSGILLYHVKLNKIKADSFRGVWNILMVDELKSQRFYLSVENGSGNEFQAYPFFGDNRFTGTWCRNFQKKNDTIYFSDGKTGLNFKGKLLNEKIKLSIYLDEYIITEIVLYKSVTDWFIGDFKTNKNQKTYQILRLDTMEKLIATDSLPNTHSVLVLKQGKTIYENYFGGYTNSIPHDTRSVSKSVSSAMVGIAKDKGLFANVNQSVFDFLPREYQVYRDTLKSNIDIKSLLTMSSGLDAIDFGVEGVSKGSEGNYQNSPDWTKTIMSAPMLYKPNTVANYGSANPHLLGIAIDSIVSEPLAMFMDTNLFSKLGISNYIIQTDNVGNPYFGGGMYLTPRDMGKFGQLYLQQGRWEGEQIVSEDWVEDSFKNYRNLENTIDKNGYGYLWWHKDYLVNDRIVKSIEARGTGGQYIFVIPALEVVVVITSGNYRNGKFQQPEFIVENFILPSVLN; encoded by the coding sequence ATGAGATTACAATATATTTTCATTTTTATTCTTGCGTGTTTTTCGTTTGGTGTGTTCGCTCAGGATATGGAGCAATACACCAGTCCCTGGGAAGGAAAAATTACCAACTCCAACACATTTAGTCTCGCTATTGAAATCGATGGTATTCTATCAGGAAATCCCATGGTTACTATTGCTAATGACAGCGTAATCCTGAAAAAGCAATTTGAAAAAGCTGAAAACAAATCAATTCGCTTCAACGTTGGAGAAAATTTGTCTTTTGAAGGCAGCTTTTCAAAAGAAAACAATCAAATCAACGGTTTTATAAAGTCGGGAATACTGCTGTACCACGTAAAACTAAATAAAATAAAAGCTGATTCATTTAGGGGCGTTTGGAACATTTTAATGGTTGACGAATTAAAATCTCAACGTTTTTATTTGAGTGTAGAGAATGGTTCTGGCAATGAATTTCAAGCATATCCATTTTTTGGGGATAATCGTTTTACAGGGACATGGTGCAGGAACTTTCAGAAAAAAAATGACACCATTTATTTTTCAGATGGCAAAACGGGACTAAACTTCAAGGGGAAACTGCTAAATGAAAAAATAAAATTATCAATTTATTTAGATGAGTACATAATCACAGAGATCGTATTGTATAAGTCAGTAACCGATTGGTTTATAGGTGATTTCAAAACAAATAAAAATCAGAAAACCTATCAAATCCTACGTTTAGATACGATGGAAAAATTAATTGCTACCGACTCGCTTCCTAACACACACTCCGTTTTGGTTTTAAAACAAGGGAAAACAATCTATGAAAATTACTTTGGAGGTTATACTAATAGCATCCCTCACGATACGCGTTCGGTGTCTAAAAGTGTCTCTTCTGCAATGGTTGGTATTGCAAAAGATAAGGGGTTGTTTGCTAATGTAAACCAATCTGTTTTCGATTTTTTGCCAAGAGAATATCAGGTATATAGGGATACGTTGAAAAGCAACATAGACATTAAAAGCCTATTAACAATGAGTTCTGGTTTAGATGCAATAGATTTTGGGGTAGAAGGAGTGTCTAAAGGCTCTGAAGGAAATTATCAAAACTCGCCAGACTGGACAAAGACTATCATGAGCGCGCCCATGCTTTATAAACCCAATACCGTTGCCAACTACGGTTCTGCTAATCCGCATCTGCTAGGAATTGCCATAGATTCTATAGTTTCAGAACCTTTAGCCATGTTTATGGACACTAACTTATTCTCGAAATTGGGAATTTCAAATTACATCATTCAAACAGACAATGTAGGTAACCCTTACTTTGGTGGTGGGATGTATTTAACACCAAGAGATATGGGTAAGTTTGGGCAGTTGTATCTCCAACAAGGAAGGTGGGAAGGTGAGCAAATTGTAAGCGAAGATTGGGTAGAAGACTCTTTTAAAAACTATAGAAATTTAGAAAATACTATTGACAAAAATGGCTACGGATATTTATGGTGGCATAAGGACTATCTAGTTAATGATAGGATTGTAAAATCTATAGAAGCAAGGGGCACTGGTGGACAATATATTTTTGTAATTCCAGCATTGGAGGTAGTTGTTGTAATAACATCTGGAAATTATAGAAATGGAAAGTTCCAACAACCTGAGTTTATAGTAGAAAATTTTATTTTACCGAGCGTTTTAAACTGA
- a CDS encoding YybH family protein — MTLIIQHSRYIITMLILATFLTSCVEQTEEKKMVVANTSNTTAFLNVMQKHLDAVSNRDLETLKSTMAPNGKMQLILPQSEIFEGVDSFMDYHRAWFKDSLWTFETRILNTEVDQNLGMAITEVVYREPERNGEPYFNRMIVSYTLEKIDDHWYIIKDHASSVEKSTDK, encoded by the coding sequence ATGACACTAATCATACAACACTCACGCTACATTATTACGATGTTAATTCTAGCCACGTTCCTAACATCATGCGTAGAACAAACCGAGGAGAAAAAAATGGTGGTAGCTAACACTTCTAACACAACAGCGTTTTTAAATGTCATGCAAAAACATCTTGATGCTGTTTCAAATCGTGACCTAGAAACATTAAAAAGTACTATGGCGCCCAATGGAAAAATGCAATTAATTTTGCCACAGTCTGAAATTTTTGAAGGTGTAGATAGCTTTATGGACTACCACAGAGCTTGGTTTAAAGATAGCCTTTGGACTTTTGAGACACGAATTTTAAATACCGAAGTAGACCAGAATTTAGGTATGGCAATCACCGAAGTAGTCTACCGAGAACCCGAAAGAAATGGGGAGCCTTACTTTAATAGAATGATTGTAAGCTATACACTAGAAAAAATAGATGACCACTGGTATATTATAAAAGACCACGCAAGCTCTGTAGAGAAGTCTACCGATAAATAG
- a CDS encoding DUF3703 domain-containing protein: MKLYTTIPTQLKPYYAAELSAYQVEYTQGNLELAWYYLERAHIIGQKYPFAHTYVHWKMLQFGFKIKSAKEIIGQIPRLVFGGVKSFVGKIPVGNPGGANVPPLKPFPIPQEIQNIFTKAKVSAS, from the coding sequence ATGAAGCTATACACCACCATCCCAACACAACTAAAGCCTTATTACGCTGCAGAGCTCTCAGCCTACCAAGTTGAATATACACAAGGTAACCTAGAATTGGCATGGTATTATTTAGAGCGAGCACATATCATCGGACAAAAATATCCGTTCGCGCATACCTATGTACACTGGAAAATGTTACAGTTCGGATTTAAAATTAAAAGTGCTAAGGAGATTATAGGGCAAATTCCTAGGCTTGTTTTTGGAGGTGTGAAATCGTTTGTGGGCAAAATTCCTGTGGGCAATCCTGGTGGGGCAAACGTACCACCATTAAAACCATTTCCTATACCCCAAGAAATTCAGAATATTTTTACCAAAGCAAAGGTTTCAGCAAGCTAA
- a CDS encoding vanadium-dependent haloperoxidase, with the protein MRKLLFLLVVCAMCMNCKEVKNEATNTPVSEIEEPQGINNIAYKWGEMALTAQANDTEKFNPRPTVTSRFLGLIFVGVFDAWSRYDAKAVPVYLEGVERRPNEEHTLSNKEIAISYAAFGTMNEYYASDKPLFVEFMKELGLDPTNTSLDPTTPEGVGNLAAKAVIEARKGDGANQYGEEEGSNGTPYFNYVGYEPVNSADENVDPNRWQPKYFSDGKGGSFAPSCLTPFWDKVKPVALSSGDQFRPGPPPQIGSAQLEAEVKEVIEMQANLTDYQKALVEFMRDGPQSVQQAGHWLKFAQDVSRRDNHTLDQDVKMYFYNQVVAMDAFIASWDSKMYYDYARPYALVHQYYQDQLIKAWGGVGKGMIEMDGKQWRPYSPDTFLCPPFPSYTSGHSTISGGCAEALKLWTGSDTFGSEVTLVAGALTEPDNLGDTIVLKFPTFTETAEMAGISRVLGGYHIQADNVAGLELGRNVAKEAWKFYKRHIGETAM; encoded by the coding sequence ATGAGAAAATTGCTATTTCTATTAGTAGTTTGTGCAATGTGCATGAACTGCAAAGAAGTAAAAAACGAAGCAACAAACACCCCTGTTTCTGAAATTGAAGAGCCGCAAGGCATAAATAACATTGCCTACAAATGGGGTGAAATGGCCCTAACGGCACAAGCAAATGACACAGAAAAATTTAATCCGAGACCTACCGTAACATCTCGTTTTCTTGGGTTGATATTCGTTGGTGTCTTTGACGCATGGTCTCGATACGACGCTAAGGCGGTCCCAGTGTATCTAGAAGGTGTAGAAAGAAGACCAAACGAAGAGCATACGCTTAGCAACAAAGAGATTGCCATTAGTTATGCTGCCTTTGGTACAATGAATGAATATTATGCGTCAGACAAACCACTTTTTGTCGAGTTTATGAAAGAGTTGGGGCTAGATCCTACCAATACGTCTTTAGATCCTACTACGCCAGAAGGTGTGGGTAACTTGGCTGCTAAGGCTGTTATAGAAGCTAGAAAGGGTGATGGTGCCAACCAGTATGGAGAAGAAGAAGGTTCTAATGGCACACCTTATTTTAATTACGTAGGCTATGAGCCTGTAAATTCTGCAGACGAAAATGTAGATCCAAACCGTTGGCAACCAAAATATTTTTCAGATGGTAAGGGTGGAAGTTTTGCTCCAAGCTGTCTCACTCCGTTTTGGGATAAAGTAAAACCAGTAGCATTATCATCTGGCGATCAATTTAGACCAGGACCACCCCCACAAATTGGTTCAGCACAGTTAGAGGCAGAAGTAAAAGAAGTTATTGAAATGCAGGCCAATCTCACAGACTATCAAAAAGCGTTGGTAGAGTTTATGCGAGATGGGCCACAATCTGTGCAGCAAGCAGGTCACTGGCTAAAGTTTGCTCAGGATGTTTCTAGACGCGACAACCATACCTTAGATCAGGATGTAAAAATGTATTTCTACAACCAAGTGGTAGCAATGGATGCATTTATTGCTTCCTGGGATTCTAAAATGTACTACGATTATGCAAGACCATATGCGTTGGTACATCAATACTATCAAGATCAGCTTATAAAAGCGTGGGGTGGCGTAGGTAAAGGCATGATAGAAATGGACGGAAAGCAATGGAGACCGTATTCACCAGACACGTTTTTATGTCCGCCGTTTCCAAGTTACACCTCTGGGCATAGTACTATTAGTGGTGGTTGTGCAGAGGCTTTAAAATTATGGACGGGTAGCGATACCTTTGGTTCTGAAGTAACACTAGTTGCTGGTGCGCTAACCGAGCCAGACAATTTGGGAGATACTATAGTACTGAAATTTCCAACCTTCACAGAAACGGCAGAAATGGCAGGGATCTCTAGAGTTTTAGGAGGGTACCATATTCAGGCAGACAATGTTGCCGGACTTGAATTAGGTAGAAATGTTGCAAAGGAAGCCTGGAAATTCTACAAAAGACACATTGGGGAAACAGCCATGTAA
- a CDS encoding asparagine synthetase B has product MIQRIFIALVFMSFSFTASASYILIPMDAEGQKEHLKAYGITYWTLEKNQKVKWLLNYRGGSFLLPDAEEIRKECQIRGVSFEILSDTKTEQILLEIASPSQNMEAVVLEKAPKIAVYSPKGNQPWDDAVTMVLTYAEIPYEVVYDEEVLEEQLLLYDWLHVHHEDFTGQYGKFYRAYRAAPWYIEEKRKAEMLANKLGYDKVSEEKRDVAIKIRDYVIGGGFMFAMCSATDSFDIALAAEGVDICEPMFDGDPSEPGYQGKIDYNKTFAFKEFILERSPMVYEYSSIDMTRNRRIPKETDYFSLMDYSAKWDPIPCMLVQNHTALVKGFMGQTTAYDINTVKSNVLIMGQNKTNKEARYIHGIKGKGFFTFYGGHDPEDYQHRVGDAKTELALHPNSPGYRLILNNVLFPAAKKKKQKT; this is encoded by the coding sequence ATGATACAACGCATATTTATTGCCCTAGTTTTTATGAGTTTTAGCTTTACAGCTTCGGCTTCTTACATTCTCATTCCTATGGATGCCGAAGGACAGAAGGAGCATCTAAAGGCATATGGCATCACCTATTGGACTTTAGAGAAAAACCAGAAAGTTAAGTGGTTGCTAAACTACCGCGGAGGTTCTTTTTTACTTCCCGATGCAGAAGAAATTCGCAAAGAATGTCAGATTCGTGGGGTCTCTTTTGAAATTTTAAGCGATACCAAAACAGAACAAATCTTATTAGAAATTGCGAGTCCGTCGCAAAATATGGAAGCAGTTGTGTTAGAAAAAGCACCTAAGATTGCTGTGTATTCTCCTAAGGGTAATCAACCCTGGGACGATGCGGTAACAATGGTATTAACCTATGCCGAAATTCCCTATGAGGTTGTGTATGACGAAGAAGTGTTAGAAGAACAGTTGTTGTTGTATGATTGGTTGCATGTGCACCACGAAGATTTTACTGGCCAATACGGTAAGTTCTATCGTGCCTATCGCGCTGCCCCTTGGTATATTGAAGAAAAGCGAAAAGCTGAAATGCTCGCAAATAAATTAGGGTACGATAAAGTTTCCGAAGAGAAAAGAGACGTAGCTATTAAGATAAGAGATTATGTCATTGGTGGCGGATTTATGTTTGCCATGTGTAGCGCAACCGACAGTTTTGATATTGCGTTAGCCGCCGAAGGAGTAGATATTTGCGAACCCATGTTCGATGGTGATCCAAGTGAGCCTGGCTACCAAGGTAAAATAGATTACAATAAAACATTTGCTTTTAAAGAATTCATCCTAGAGCGCAGCCCAATGGTGTACGAGTACTCATCGATAGACATGACTCGTAATCGTCGTATTCCAAAAGAAACAGACTACTTTAGTCTTATGGATTACAGCGCGAAGTGGGATCCAATTCCGTGTATGTTGGTACAAAACCATACGGCGCTCGTTAAAGGCTTTATGGGACAAACCACCGCATACGATATCAATACAGTAAAGTCTAATGTGCTAATCATGGGGCAGAACAAGACTAACAAAGAAGCACGTTATATTCATGGCATAAAGGGAAAAGGTTTCTTTACGTTTTATGGTGGCCATGACCCAGAAGATTATCAGCATAGAGTAGGAGATGCCAAAACAGAATTAGCGCTTCATCCAAATTCTCCGGGATACAGACTTATTTTAAATAACGTACTATTTCCTGCGGCTAAAAAGAAGAAGCAGAAAACCTGA
- a CDS encoding caspase family protein, whose translation MFALTNHIYKIFILLLLPSLVFAQSKAVVVGDETKVDYHENRYAFIVGNDHYTDKKVSTLTSCRLDAQRVAAFLASDSGFSLSEEKTTVLLDATKTQFISLFNHFLSSITLPEKSTLYFYYSGHGLPGSIVPTDFNTEDPTSLISYDWVISEIEKRGIEAKVYIIDACYAGSILDTKTFDGYNEAFKNAFSAKNTSKTIAFTATTAFRVTPAGKHESLFTKYLLNALTQEATDTNVDAIISAGELFKAIEKELGVSNAPQFTGAVDFPMGSSGRDISAEKNTYQKRESENNEIGLQSILDWRKFVEDNQHNQKLLLTIIDALEAKDNTIAKAKLGFMYRKGLGVKKDEQKALTYLIPAAYENNSFAQYNLGYMYSKGIEFDMSKSKAFSYYKMAAANGDPFAQHNLGSYFYQRYRIDKGENLEKALYWYLKSAKQQLPESQTALGILYTKLSKTARNKNEQQQFEKLALSYYKKAAQQDFGYGQYQLARHYSTMENSSEAVSQATFWFKESCSNKYLRACTALLQSID comes from the coding sequence ATGTTTGCACTTACCAACCATATATATAAGATCTTCATCTTACTACTATTGCCTTCGTTAGTATTTGCGCAATCGAAGGCAGTAGTTGTTGGCGATGAAACTAAAGTTGATTACCATGAAAACAGGTATGCGTTTATAGTTGGAAACGATCATTACACAGACAAAAAAGTTTCAACACTTACCTCTTGCCGCCTTGATGCTCAACGTGTAGCGGCATTTCTTGCCAGTGATTCAGGGTTTTCACTTTCCGAAGAAAAAACAACAGTACTATTAGACGCAACAAAAACACAATTTATATCACTGTTTAACCATTTTTTATCTAGCATTACCCTACCTGAGAAAAGTACACTTTACTTTTATTACAGCGGTCATGGATTGCCTGGAAGTATTGTTCCAACCGACTTTAATACCGAAGACCCTACGAGTCTTATATCTTACGATTGGGTTATATCTGAAATAGAAAAACGTGGTATAGAGGCGAAAGTGTACATTATAGACGCTTGTTATGCTGGTTCTATTTTAGACACAAAAACTTTTGATGGCTACAACGAAGCTTTTAAAAATGCCTTTAGCGCCAAAAATACTTCTAAAACTATAGCCTTTACCGCCACCACCGCGTTTCGGGTAACACCTGCAGGAAAACATGAAAGTTTATTCACTAAATATCTTTTAAACGCACTCACTCAAGAAGCGACAGACACAAATGTTGATGCCATTATTTCGGCGGGTGAATTATTTAAAGCTATAGAGAAAGAATTAGGAGTATCTAATGCACCTCAGTTTACTGGCGCTGTTGATTTTCCGATGGGGAGTTCAGGTAGGGACATTTCAGCAGAGAAAAATACTTACCAAAAACGTGAATCAGAAAACAATGAAATAGGATTGCAAAGCATTTTAGATTGGAGAAAATTTGTTGAAGACAATCAACATAACCAAAAGTTACTCCTAACTATAATTGATGCTCTAGAGGCTAAAGACAATACCATTGCCAAAGCAAAACTAGGTTTTATGTACAGAAAAGGCTTAGGTGTAAAAAAAGATGAGCAAAAAGCCTTAACCTACTTAATCCCTGCTGCCTATGAAAATAATAGCTTCGCTCAATACAACTTGGGTTATATGTATTCTAAAGGAATTGAATTTGACATGAGTAAAAGCAAAGCGTTTTCATATTATAAAATGGCAGCTGCCAATGGAGATCCCTTTGCACAACACAATTTAGGGAGTTATTTTTACCAACGTTATAGAATAGACAAGGGAGAAAATTTAGAGAAAGCATTGTATTGGTACTTAAAATCTGCCAAACAACAACTACCAGAATCACAAACAGCCCTCGGGATTTTATACACGAAATTAAGTAAAACAGCACGCAATAAAAACGAACAACAGCAGTTTGAAAAACTAGCGCTATCCTACTACAAAAAGGCTGCTCAACAGGATTTTGGCTATGGCCAATATCAACTAGCTCGTCATTATAGTACCATGGAAAACTCTAGTGAAGCCGTTTCTCAGGCTACATTTTGGTTTAAAGAATCTTGTAGCAATAAATACCTTCGGGCTTGTACTGCCTTGTTACAGTCAATCGATTAG
- the rplT gene encoding 50S ribosomal protein L20: MPRSVNAVASRARRKKVMKQAKGYFGRRKNVWTVAKNAVEKAMSYSYRDRRAKKRTFRALWITRINAGARQHGMSYSQFMGGMKKAGIELNRKVLADLAMNHPDAFEAIVKKVK; the protein is encoded by the coding sequence ATGCCAAGATCAGTAAATGCAGTAGCTTCTAGAGCCCGAAGAAAAAAGGTTATGAAGCAAGCCAAAGGATACTTTGGAAGACGTAAAAACGTATGGACGGTTGCAAAAAATGCTGTTGAGAAAGCAATGTCTTACTCATACAGAGACCGTCGTGCAAAAAAGAGAACTTTTAGAGCGTTGTGGATCACCCGTATTAATGCAGGTGCTAGACAACACGGAATGTCTTACTCTCAGTTTATGGGAGGGATGAAAAAAGCAGGAATTGAATTGAACCGTAAGGTTCTTGCAGATTTAGCGATGAATCATCCTGATGCTTTTGAAGCAATCGTAAAGAAAGTAAAATAA
- the rpmI gene encoding 50S ribosomal protein L35, whose protein sequence is MPKQKTKSSAKKRFKLTGTGKIKRKHAFKSHILTKKSKKRKLALTHDGLVHQADESNVKQMLRMK, encoded by the coding sequence ATGCCTAAACAAAAGACAAAATCTAGTGCCAAGAAGCGTTTTAAGCTAACAGGTACTGGTAAAATCAAAAGAAAGCATGCGTTTAAAAGCCATATCTTAACAAAGAAGAGCAAAAAACGTAAGCTAGCCTTAACGCATGATGGACTAGTTCATCAGGCAGATGAGAGCAATGTGAAACAAATGCTTCGAATGAAGTAA
- the infC gene encoding translation initiation factor IF-3, with protein MNRKIRAEKVRLVGDNVEVDIYPLSKALAIAEEQGVDLVEISPNAEPPVCKVMDYKKFVYEQKKRDKALKAKATKVSIKEIRFGPNTDDHDYEFKKKHAEKFLKEGAKLKAYVFFKGRSIIYKDQGEILLLRLAQELEEVGKVEQMPKLEGKRMIMFIAPKKTK; from the coding sequence ATTAACCGAAAAATCCGTGCTGAAAAAGTGCGTTTGGTAGGTGACAATGTGGAGGTTGACATTTATCCATTAAGCAAAGCATTAGCGATTGCAGAAGAACAGGGTGTAGATCTTGTTGAAATTTCGCCAAATGCAGAGCCGCCTGTTTGTAAGGTAATGGATTATAAGAAGTTCGTTTACGAACAGAAGAAGCGCGATAAAGCGTTAAAGGCGAAAGCTACGAAAGTGAGTATTAAAGAAATTCGATTTGGTCCTAATACAGATGACCATGATTACGAATTTAAGAAGAAGCACGCCGAGAAATTTTTAAAAGAAGGCGCCAAATTGAAAGCTTATGTTTTCTTTAAAGGGCGTTCTATTATATACAAAGACCAAGGGGAGATATTACTACTTCGTTTGGCGCAGGAATTGGAAGAAGTTGGAAAAGTAGAACAGATGCCAAAACTGGAAGGAAAGCGAATGATAATGTTTATCGCTCCTAAAAAGACAAAATAA
- the thrS gene encoding threonine--tRNA ligase, translating into MIGITLPDGTVKQFESGATPMDVALSISEGFARNVISASFNGTKLETTTPLTTDGSLTLYTWRDDEGKEAFWHSSAHILAQALEQLYPGIKLTIGPAIDTGFYYDVDFGEHTISEKDLPTIEKKMLEIARGKHTFSMRESSKAAALDFYKKQGNQYKVELIENLEDGTITFCDHDTFTDLCRGGHIPNTGIIKAVKLMSVAGAYWRGDENNTQLTRIYGISFPKQKDLKEYLELLEEAKLRDHRKLGKELELFTFSQKVGQGLPLWLPKGTALRERLENFLKKAQKKAGYEMVISPHIAQKELYVTSGHYAKYGEDSFQPIKTPNEGEEFFLKPMNCPHHCEMYKHKPWSYKDLPKRFAEFGTVYRYEQSGELHGLTRVRGFTQDDAHIFCTPDHLDQEFMNVIDLVLYVFGSLGFADFTAQVSLRDPEKPEKYIGSEENWEKAESAILNAAKAKGLNYIVETGEAAFYGPKLDFMVKDALGRSWQLGTIQVDYTLPERFDLTYKGSDNELHRPIMIHRAPFGSMERFVAILLEHTGGNFPLWLMPEQVSILSLSEKYENYAEKVLNSLENDEIRALVDNRNETIGKKIREAEMNKFPYMLIVGEQEEKDGTVSVRKHSEGDIGTMTVSEFSELINTEIKKNTVDFNV; encoded by the coding sequence ATGATAGGGATTACCCTGCCAGACGGCACTGTGAAACAATTTGAATCGGGTGCAACACCTATGGATGTGGCCTTGAGTATTAGTGAAGGATTTGCGCGAAATGTGATTTCGGCATCGTTTAATGGTACCAAGTTAGAAACCACCACCCCATTAACCACAGATGGTAGCCTTACGCTATATACATGGCGAGATGACGAAGGAAAAGAGGCGTTTTGGCACTCTTCTGCACATATTTTGGCGCAAGCTCTTGAGCAATTGTATCCAGGAATTAAATTAACCATAGGTCCAGCCATCGATACAGGATTTTATTACGATGTTGATTTTGGTGAACATACTATTTCTGAAAAAGACCTTCCGACCATTGAGAAAAAAATGCTTGAAATTGCTCGCGGAAAACACACTTTTAGTATGCGAGAAAGCTCGAAGGCCGCTGCACTTGACTTTTACAAAAAACAGGGAAACCAATACAAAGTAGAACTTATAGAGAATCTGGAAGACGGCACCATTACTTTTTGCGATCATGACACCTTTACCGATTTGTGTCGTGGAGGACACATACCAAATACTGGAATTATAAAAGCCGTAAAATTAATGAGTGTTGCTGGTGCGTATTGGCGCGGTGACGAAAACAACACCCAACTTACTCGTATTTATGGTATAAGCTTTCCGAAGCAAAAAGATTTAAAGGAATATTTAGAGCTTTTAGAAGAAGCAAAATTACGCGATCACAGAAAATTAGGGAAAGAGCTAGAGCTTTTTACCTTTTCGCAAAAAGTTGGACAAGGGTTGCCGCTATGGTTGCCAAAAGGAACGGCGCTGCGTGAGCGATTGGAAAACTTCTTAAAAAAAGCTCAGAAAAAGGCAGGGTACGAAATGGTAATTTCTCCCCATATCGCCCAAAAAGAATTATATGTTACTTCTGGGCACTATGCTAAGTATGGTGAGGATAGCTTTCAACCTATTAAAACACCAAACGAAGGTGAAGAATTTTTCTTGAAACCAATGAATTGTCCACACCATTGCGAAATGTATAAACACAAGCCTTGGTCTTATAAAGATTTGCCAAAGCGCTTTGCCGAGTTTGGCACTGTATATCGCTACGAACAAAGTGGAGAGCTTCACGGTTTAACACGGGTACGTGGATTTACACAAGATGATGCGCACATTTTTTGTACTCCAGATCATTTAGACCAAGAGTTTATGAACGTTATCGACTTGGTTCTATATGTATTTGGATCGTTAGGTTTTGCAGATTTTACGGCTCAGGTTTCATTAAGAGATCCTGAAAAACCGGAAAAATATATTGGAAGTGAAGAAAACTGGGAAAAAGCCGAAAGTGCAATCTTAAATGCCGCCAAAGCTAAAGGCTTAAATTATATAGTAGAAACTGGTGAAGCTGCGTTTTACGGTCCGAAACTCGATTTTATGGTAAAGGATGCGTTGGGCAGAAGCTGGCAACTGGGGACAATTCAGGTGGATTACACCTTACCCGAACGTTTTGATTTAACGTATAAAGGCAGTGATAATGAGCTACACAGACCTATTATGATACACCGAGCACCGTTTGGTAGTATGGAACGTTTTGTGGCAATATTGCTAGAGCATACTGGTGGAAATTTCCCACTTTGGCTTATGCCAGAGCAGGTTAGTATTCTGTCTCTGAGCGAAAAATATGAGAATTACGCCGAAAAAGTTTTAAATTCGCTGGAAAATGACGAAATTCGCGCCCTTGTGGATAACAGAAACGAGACGATTGGTAAGAAAATACGGGAAGCAGAGATGAATAAATTCCCATATATGCTTATCGTTGGGGAGCAGGAAGAAAAAGACGGCACAGTTTCTGTAAGAAAACATAGTGAAGGAGATATAGGAACCATGACGGTTTCAGAATTTTCTGAACTTATTAACACTGAAATTAAAAAAAATACAGTAGATTTTAACGTTTAA